GCCCGGCTCACGGCGACGCGGCGGCCTGGGCGCCTCCGCCCCGCGCGTGTCGCGCTGGCTAGGCGACATCCGAGAGTTCTTCCCCACCCCGGTGGTGCAAGTGGTTCAGCGCGACGCCTTCGAACGCCTGGGCTTGAAGCGCATGCTGATGGAGCCTGAGTTTCTGGCCGCCATGGAAGCGGATATCCACCTGGTGGCAGACCTGATGAGTCTCTCAGGTACCATCCCGGAGCAGACCAAGGAGACGGCACGCCAGGTGGTCGCCAAGGTGGTCGACGAGCTCATGGCGCGCCTGGCGCAGAAGACCGAGCAGACCCTGCGCGGCGCCCTGGATCGCAGCCGCCGCACGCGACGCCCTCGCATGCGCGACATCGACTGGCCACGCACGATCGGCGCCAACCTACGCCACTACCAACCGGACTATCGCACCGTCGTGCCGGAGACCCTGCTTGGCAGCTTGCGCCGGTCGCGCAGTCAGGTGGATCTGGAAGAGGTCATCCTCTGCGTCGATCAGTCCGGCTCCATGGCCACGTCGGTGGTGTACAGCGCCATCTTCGCGGCCGTCATGGCCTCGCTACCGGGCATCGCCACCAAGCTCGTGTGCTTCGACACCAGCATCGTCGACCTGACGGAGCAACTCGAAGACCCCGTCGACGTGCTCTTCGGCGTACAGCTCGGCGGCGGCACGGACATCAACCAGGCGGTGGCCTACTGCGAGGGATTGGTCCGACAACCGTCGAAGACCCACCTGGTACTCATCACCGATCTGTACGAAGGCGGTGATGCGCAGGAGCTCGTGCAACGGGTCGAGCAGCTGGTGCAGGCGGGCGTCAACGTGATCACCCTCCTCGCCCTGTCCGACGATGGCCATCCCTCCTACGACGGCGACATCGCCGGCATCATCGCGGGCCTGGGGTGCCCGGTGTTCGCTTGTACCCCGGATCAGTTCCCGAGCCTCATGGCCGTTGCTCTCCAGGGGCAGGACGTATCCCAGTGGGCGTCCGGTGAGGGTATCGCCGTGGTGCGGCGGCCGTGAGGAGCCGTTGCGTTACTCCGCTGTACGAATGATCGAGCCATCCGCGCGCTAGGTGATGAGCGCCAGGATCCCGGCGACCACACCCGCCCCGACCGCCCAGATCACTGGCTCCTTCCAGATGCGCGCTTCCTGGGCTGTAAAGGCCTGGGAAGGGTCGTCCGGGTTGCACCTGATCGTCATCGGTCCAAGCTCAGGGGTCCGTCGCCACACCTTGAACATGCCAATGGCGACCGAAGCCTCGTCCCACAACCGCTTCCGATACTCCTTACCCTCTATCGTCCAGTAGACGTAGTGATCAGAATCATTGTTGAGCAGCCCGCTCTGGAGCGATTCGAAGGTGGTGCCCGGAGCCTCTTCGCGCACTTCGCCGATCACCTCGGGCCAGACGCTCGCAGCATCCCTCTTGGACAGCCAGTAAAATCCGCGAATCAGTCCGAAGATGCACCCAGCGGTCAAGATAAAGATAAGCTGATCGATCATCTGTCTATGATACGGATGGACGGGCGAACAAGCACCCAAGCACAGAGACCTGAAGGTGCCTAGGGGAAGTCCCGCCCGCCAATTCGATGAATGGGCTAACGGAAGCGCGAGGCGTACGCGATCTGCGCGCTAGGCAGCGCTATCGCTTCGCCGCAAGAACCTGATTGACGCTCCATCAAGCGAGCACGCCTTCGGCCCCTGAGTGCGAAGCACAGAGCCCTCGGCTCACTAGGTCGAGTTACGCCATAGAAGCGCAGCAGTGTATCTACAACACCGACGGTTCTACGGAGTATCATCTGTTACCTAACTACATCAAGGTGAAATGGATGTCCCTCAAGCCCGCGCAGAACGGCGCATGCCAAACGCTTTTCTCCCCACGCGATCACCGGGTTCGTCGCTTCACGCGCTGGGGCCTGATGGTATCGGCCATCGCCGCGACAACGGCGAGCGCCTTTGCCCCTGCGCCCAGCGATCCCCTTGCCTACCTGGAACTCAACCAAGGCCAGACCGAGGCGCGGTACGCTTACATTGCAAGGACTCGACAGTACTCCGCGAGACTGACCGCTGGTTCGGCCGAGTTCCTTTACCTAACGCCCTTTCCCAAACATAACGAGGGCGATGGCAAGGCAGCGCCTAAGCGCGGCATCGTCACCATGCGCTTCGCGGGTGCCAGTACGGAAGCGCCGTTACGATCCGCGCAGGCACTTCCCGGGAAAAGCCACTACCTCAAGGGCGATGCAACCGAGTGGATCACCGACGTACCGCACTTCGGGGAAGTGCGGTTCGCCAACGTCTACCCACAGATAGATGTGATCTACCGCATCGACGGCAACACGCTGCGCTACGACTTCGTCGTGGGGGCTGGCGGCGACCCCAGCCGCGTACGGCTGAGCTTCGATCACGTGGACGACGTGCGCATCAGCGAAGACGGCCAGCTGGAACTGCGCGCGGAACACGCCACCATGACGCACAGCGCGCCAACGGTCTTCCAGCGCATCGACGGCGAGTTACACCCTGTCGCAGGGTCTTTCATCCAGACCAGCGGGGGTGCCCTGGCCTTTCGAACGGCCCGACACGACGCGGACCACGAACTGGTGATAGATCCGCAG
The DNA window shown above is from Pseudomonadota bacterium and carries:
- a CDS encoding VWA domain-containing protein; the protein is MSDDGERARRWRLLLGVDNDDVKLSPRDRRLDSALSALYGKEPGSRRRGGLGASAPRVSRWLGDIREFFPTPVVQVVQRDAFERLGLKRMLMEPEFLAAMEADIHLVADLMSLSGTIPEQTKETARQVVAKVVDELMARLAQKTEQTLRGALDRSRRTRRPRMRDIDWPRTIGANLRHYQPDYRTVVPETLLGSLRRSRSQVDLEEVILCVDQSGSMATSVVYSAIFAAVMASLPGIATKLVCFDTSIVDLTEQLEDPVDVLFGVQLGGGTDINQAVAYCEGLVRQPSKTHLVLITDLYEGGDAQELVQRVEQLVQAGVNVITLLALSDDGHPSYDGDIAGIIAGLGCPVFACTPDQFPSLMAVALQGQDVSQWASGEGIAVVRRP